GCAGTAGTTCAGGAAGTTTTCAACGGTAACCGGCGCTTTGTCAGCAAAGGTCTTGATAACGATATCGCCGTGATTGGTGTGGAAAGTAACCATAGTTTTAATCCTAACAAGGTGAAGTGAGACGTCACGTAAAGCGAGTGAACATTCAGACCGCCCTTATAACATATCCACCCCAACGAGTCAGCAGTGGCTCAACCGCGCACTGTCTGTGGTAATTGTATTTATGTTATATTATAACAATTATGCCGATCGCCGAATTTCGCGCATTTTATTCGCGTGAAATCAGCAAAGCATGGCCTTAACCTTGCAATAGATCAGGCTTCAGGTTTCAATACGCTACCGGGCGGAAAACCTGAGGCCCGGTTATCTTTTTTGTTATCACGCACACCACGGAATCTCCCGATGCTAAAGATTTTTAATACCCTGAGTCGTCAAAAAGAGGAATTCAAACCCATTCATGCCGGGAAAGTGGGCATGTACGTGTGCGGGGTAACCATCTATGACCTGTGTCACATCGGCCACGGTCGTACCTTTGTCGCTTTCGACGTGGTAGCGCGTTACCTGCGTTATCTCGGCTATTCGCTGAACTACGTGCGTAACGTCACCGACGTGGACGACAAAATCATCCGCCGCGCGGCGGAAAATCATGAGACCTGCGACCAGCTGACCGAACGCATGCTGGCGGAAATGCACGCCGACTTTGACGCGCTGCTGATCGATCGCCCGGACAGTGAACCGCGCGCGACCCAGCATATCGCCGAGATCATTGAGATCACCCAGCGCCTGATCGATCGCGATCACGCCTATGTGGCCAGCAACGGCGACGTGATGTTCTCCATCGACAGCGATCCGCAATACGGGCTGCTGTCGCGCCAGGATCTGGATCAACTGCAGGCCGGCGCGCGCGTAGAGATCGACGACGTGAAGCGCAACCCGATGGACTTCGTGCTGTGGAAAATGTCCAAGCCGGGCGAGCCGAGCTGGCAGTCGCCGTGGGGGCCGGGCCGTCCGGGCTGGCACATCGAATGTTCCGCCATGAACTGCAAGCAGTTGGGCACCCACTTCGACATCCACGGTGGCGGTTCCGATCTGATGTTCCCGCACCACGAGAACGAGATCGCACAGTCGAGCTGCGCCCACGACGGCCCGTATGTCAATTACTGGATGCACTCCGGCATGGTGATGATCGATAAAGAGAAGATGTCCAAATCGCTGGATAACTTCTTCACCATTCGCGACGTGCTCGGCCATTACGATGCGGAGACGGTGCGTTACTTCCTGATGTCCGGCCACTATCGCAGCCAGCTGAACTACAGCGAAGAGAATCTCAAGCAGGCGCGCACCGCGCTGGAGCGCCTCTATACTGCGCTGCG
The sequence above is drawn from the Serratia sp. FDAARGOS_506 genome and encodes:
- the cysS gene encoding cysteine--tRNA ligase; amino-acid sequence: MLKIFNTLSRQKEEFKPIHAGKVGMYVCGVTIYDLCHIGHGRTFVAFDVVARYLRYLGYSLNYVRNVTDVDDKIIRRAAENHETCDQLTERMLAEMHADFDALLIDRPDSEPRATQHIAEIIEITQRLIDRDHAYVASNGDVMFSIDSDPQYGLLSRQDLDQLQAGARVEIDDVKRNPMDFVLWKMSKPGEPSWQSPWGPGRPGWHIECSAMNCKQLGTHFDIHGGGSDLMFPHHENEIAQSSCAHDGPYVNYWMHSGMVMIDKEKMSKSLDNFFTIRDVLGHYDAETVRYFLMSGHYRSQLNYSEENLKQARTALERLYTALRGTDADAVPAGGEAFEARFREAMDDDFNTPEAYSVLFDLAREVNRLKGEDMAAANGMAAELRKLANVLGLLQQEPEQFLQGGAQVDDGEVAEIEALIKQRNEARAAKDWALADAARDRLNEMNIVLEDGPQGTTWRRK